The Urbifossiella limnaea genome has a window encoding:
- a CDS encoding zf-HC2 domain-containing protein, translated as MRCNDCQPLLLDHLYGLLEPAQAAAVDAHLTTCAACAAARAAEARAAGLFARAARHSFPQVRFVPPADAVPSSLANASPAGARERVWGRWAVAAAVWALVPATLIPMSRVNEQAAARRGPADAAFAEARRSANIVTAVAMQQRAAEARYAAARGATADALAAWAAAERAADTAAKARPAEVTVTRPASVQPGAPNDFVVALRPNGEALAGRSVAAEVRTAAGAVVYTQALNPKDTNQEHKVRVPADVWKGVAPGAELVFAVSTTGPGGARADLLEPVRLFGPVYATMLVTDRAAYRPGETVRFRSLTLDRATFLPPPHEQALAASLRKRDGTEIPGTTVYGTTGVVRTAGGATTPVLGPDGRTVRGVGVGEVVLPAGLPEGEYLLTLAEVPGRGGRSPAMTAPVTRTVRVETGATGRFQKTIAFDAAVGPKTTATVQVKSGGTPVAGATVDAVATADGSASVIVKVLDKKTDAAGKARIELVLPGPAEMPRGDARLRVTVSQGGVAESVAARIPVAGKDVVVEFFPEGGTLVAGVPNRVYVRATSVTGVPVGVRGTVTGPAGPVAKVEEPAREALTARGLGVITFTPAAGARYALALDERGGKSFELPAAAADGVAMTVLDPVTRPGQAVRVRLVSAGGPRNLVVGAYTRGRLSDTKAVAAKANEPVELTLLAGADARGGVVRLTVFEDGAGLRPVAERLAFRRPAEVLKLDLKPMEAGSPGETTLRVTATDEKGNPAAAVVWAAAVASASAPGAKDRSLPTHFLLAGEVEAPDDLEHADFLLTDHPQAAAGLDLVLATQGWRRFAEQGTGPVALRAKVDRLLAMTGSAPVGPEPARVYEAHWPQYEAAVDGLQAAQAERTAASANVAGLVAAYEARRRETAALAAAAEEATAGLVAARGWVSVGAVLLAVLAAGAAVVGYVRPKGVRGLVPLCASAAGAGLLALTLSEMANGSNAPDYALAETVTPPAASTGAPPSMPVAPPPQVAKVNAKGQVEPPESPFFSSVGAQKLGPKTIPDKTPPAPPVTIPDSEIAPPRPVAEMRMSPPAPAVRVNSAAAPTAASADDPHLGLGQAGRLATPIAVMLADVKQPDAALERMRAAVPWVPPLAVREFAAPRPAAGDAHPDTVLWRPLIVLPTDGTTTLSFFPGPAAGGYEVVVAGHTLDGRIGTVRRVVPGTRD; from the coding sequence ATGCGGTGCAATGACTGCCAACCCCTGTTGCTCGACCACCTGTACGGGCTCCTCGAACCCGCCCAGGCCGCGGCCGTCGACGCGCACCTGACCACGTGCGCCGCCTGCGCCGCCGCCCGCGCCGCCGAGGCCCGCGCCGCCGGCCTCTTCGCGCGAGCCGCCCGCCACTCGTTCCCGCAGGTCCGGTTCGTTCCGCCCGCCGACGCCGTGCCGTCGTCGCTCGCCAACGCTTCCCCCGCCGGCGCCCGCGAGCGGGTGTGGGGGCGGTGGGCCGTCGCCGCCGCCGTGTGGGCGCTCGTCCCGGCCACGCTGATCCCCATGAGCCGGGTGAACGAGCAGGCGGCCGCCCGCCGCGGCCCGGCCGACGCCGCCTTCGCCGAGGCGAGGCGTTCCGCAAACATCGTCACGGCCGTCGCGATGCAGCAGCGGGCGGCCGAGGCCAGGTACGCCGCCGCCCGGGGGGCGACCGCCGACGCGCTGGCGGCGTGGGCCGCCGCCGAGCGCGCCGCCGACACCGCCGCGAAGGCCAGGCCGGCCGAGGTGACCGTCACCCGTCCGGCGTCCGTCCAGCCCGGGGCGCCGAACGACTTCGTCGTCGCCCTGCGGCCGAACGGGGAAGCCCTCGCCGGCCGGTCCGTCGCCGCCGAGGTCCGCACCGCCGCCGGGGCCGTCGTCTACACCCAGGCGCTGAACCCGAAGGACACGAACCAGGAGCACAAGGTCCGCGTCCCGGCCGACGTGTGGAAGGGCGTCGCGCCCGGCGCCGAACTCGTGTTCGCCGTCAGCACGACCGGTCCGGGTGGCGCCCGGGCCGACCTGCTCGAGCCGGTCCGCCTGTTCGGCCCGGTGTACGCCACGATGCTGGTGACCGACCGCGCCGCGTACCGGCCGGGCGAGACGGTCCGGTTCCGGTCGCTGACGCTCGACCGCGCCACGTTCCTCCCGCCGCCGCACGAGCAGGCGCTCGCCGCGTCACTCCGCAAGCGCGACGGCACCGAGATCCCCGGCACGACCGTGTACGGCACCACCGGCGTGGTCCGCACCGCGGGCGGCGCCACGACCCCCGTGCTGGGGCCGGACGGCCGGACGGTCCGCGGCGTCGGCGTCGGCGAGGTGGTGCTGCCGGCCGGGCTGCCGGAGGGCGAGTACCTGCTGACGCTGGCAGAAGTGCCCGGCCGCGGCGGCCGCAGCCCCGCGATGACGGCCCCGGTGACGCGCACCGTCCGCGTCGAGACCGGCGCCACGGGTCGGTTCCAGAAGACGATCGCGTTCGACGCCGCCGTGGGGCCGAAGACCACGGCCACGGTGCAGGTGAAGAGCGGCGGCACCCCGGTCGCCGGCGCGACGGTGGACGCCGTCGCCACCGCCGACGGCTCCGCGAGCGTGATCGTGAAGGTGCTCGACAAGAAGACCGACGCGGCCGGCAAGGCCCGGATCGAGTTGGTGCTCCCCGGCCCGGCCGAGATGCCGCGCGGCGACGCCCGGCTGCGCGTGACCGTCTCCCAAGGGGGCGTCGCCGAGTCGGTCGCAGCGCGGATCCCGGTCGCCGGCAAGGACGTGGTCGTCGAATTCTTCCCCGAGGGCGGCACGCTCGTCGCCGGGGTGCCGAACCGCGTCTACGTCCGCGCCACGTCCGTGACGGGCGTGCCGGTCGGCGTCCGCGGCACCGTAACCGGCCCGGCCGGGCCGGTGGCGAAGGTCGAGGAGCCGGCCCGCGAGGCGCTCACGGCCCGCGGCCTCGGCGTCATCACGTTCACCCCGGCGGCCGGCGCCCGCTACGCGCTGGCGCTCGACGAGCGGGGCGGCAAGTCGTTCGAGCTGCCCGCCGCGGCCGCCGACGGCGTGGCGATGACCGTTCTCGATCCTGTTACCAGGCCGGGTCAGGCCGTGCGGGTGAGGCTGGTGTCGGCGGGCGGCCCGCGCAACCTCGTGGTCGGCGCCTACACCCGCGGCCGGCTGTCCGACACGAAGGCCGTAGCCGCGAAGGCGAACGAGCCGGTCGAGCTGACGCTGCTGGCCGGGGCCGACGCCCGCGGCGGCGTCGTGCGGCTGACCGTGTTTGAGGACGGCGCCGGCCTCCGCCCCGTGGCCGAGCGCCTCGCCTTCCGCCGCCCCGCCGAGGTGCTCAAGCTCGACCTCAAGCCGATGGAGGCGGGTTCGCCCGGCGAGACGACGCTGCGCGTGACGGCGACCGACGAGAAGGGGAACCCCGCGGCCGCGGTCGTGTGGGCGGCGGCGGTGGCGAGCGCGTCGGCCCCCGGGGCGAAGGACCGGTCGCTGCCGACGCACTTCCTCCTGGCGGGCGAGGTAGAGGCGCCCGACGACCTGGAACACGCCGACTTCCTGCTGACCGACCACCCGCAGGCCGCCGCCGGGCTCGACCTGGTGCTGGCGACGCAGGGCTGGCGGCGCTTCGCGGAGCAGGGCACCGGCCCGGTCGCGCTGCGGGCGAAGGTCGATCGGCTGCTGGCGATGACGGGCTCGGCGCCGGTGGGGCCGGAGCCGGCGCGGGTGTACGAGGCGCACTGGCCGCAGTACGAGGCGGCGGTGGACGGGCTCCAGGCGGCGCAGGCCGAGCGGACGGCCGCGTCGGCGAACGTGGCCGGGCTGGTGGCGGCCTACGAGGCGCGGCGGCGCGAGACGGCTGCGCTGGCGGCCGCGGCGGAAGAGGCGACCGCCGGGCTGGTCGCGGCGCGCGGCTGGGTGAGCGTCGGGGCGGTGCTGCTGGCGGTGCTCGCGGCCGGGGCGGCGGTGGTCGGGTACGTGCGGCCGAAGGGCGTCCGCGGGCTGGTGCCGCTGTGCGCCAGCGCCGCCGGCGCCGGGCTGCTGGCGCTGACGCTCAGCGAGATGGCCAACGGCTCGAACGCGCCCGACTACGCCCTCGCCGAAACGGTGACGCCACCCGCGGCCTCGACGGGCGCGCCGCCGAGCATGCCGGTGGCGCCGCCGCCGCAGGTGGCGAAGGTGAACGCCAAGGGCCAGGTCGAGCCGCCGGAGTCGCCGTTCTTCTCGAGCGTCGGCGCGCAGAAGCTCGGGCCGAAGACGATCCCGGACAAGACGCCGCCGGCCCCGCCGGTGACCATCCCCGACAGCGAGATCGCGCCGCCACGGCCGGTCGCGGAGATGCGGATGTCGCCGCCGGCCCCGGCCGTGCGGGTGAATTCGGCCGCCGCACCTACTGCAGCTTCGGCCGACGACCCGCACCTGGGTCTGGGTCAGGCGGGCCGGCTGGCGACACCGATCGCGGTGATGCTCGCCGACGTGAAGCAGCCCGACGCCGCGCTGGAGCGGATGCGGGCGGCGGTGCCGTGGGTGCCGCCGCTCGCCGTCCGCGAGTTCGCCGCCCCGCGGCCCGCCGCCGGTGACGCCCACCCGGATACGGTGCTGTGGCGGCCGCTGATCGTGCTGCCGACCGACGGCACGACGACGCTGTCGTTCTTCCCCGGCCCGGCCGCGGGTGGCTATGAAGTGGTGGTGGCCGGGCACACGCTGGATGGGCGGATCGGGACGGTCCGCCGGGTGGTGCCGGGAACGCGGGACTGA
- a CDS encoding RNA polymerase sigma factor, translating to MDDDALVALFNQIRDELVSTLLYVIGNADDAQDAAQEAFLKCWRSRHTMDDVVNVRAWIFRIGLNAAKDHQRSAWKRKSRPLPDDDLMTPNRDGPPGDSLEDRETVSQLRDALTRLRPEEREVFLLRQNGELTYEQIAEQRGAPVGTVKTQMRAALQKLRKVLNPEAGPDAEPPG from the coding sequence TTGGACGACGACGCCCTGGTCGCACTGTTCAACCAGATTCGGGACGAACTGGTGAGCACCCTCCTGTACGTCATCGGCAACGCCGACGACGCCCAGGACGCCGCCCAGGAGGCGTTCCTGAAGTGCTGGCGCAGCCGGCACACGATGGACGACGTGGTGAACGTCCGCGCCTGGATCTTTCGCATCGGCCTGAACGCCGCGAAGGACCACCAACGGAGCGCCTGGAAGCGGAAGTCGCGGCCCCTGCCGGACGACGACCTGATGACGCCCAACCGGGACGGCCCGCCCGGCGACTCGCTCGAAGACCGCGAGACGGTGTCCCAACTGCGGGACGCGCTCACCCGGCTGCGGCCGGAAGAGCGCGAGGTGTTCCTGCTGCGGCAGAACGGCGAGCTCACCTACGAGCAGATCGCCGAGCAGCGCGGCGCCCCGGTGGGCACCGTGAAGACGCAGATGCGGGCGGCCTTGCAGAAGCTCCGCAAGGTGCTAAACCCGGAAGCCGGTCCGGACGCCGAGCCGCCGGGATGA
- the gatB gene encoding Asp-tRNA(Asn)/Glu-tRNA(Gln) amidotransferase subunit GatB, with translation MAEPYKIVVGLEVHVQLLTKTKLFCGCLNKFGLPPNTATCPVCLGLPGSLPVMNAEAFRLALKAALALNCSIASHPGQAAGFTKWDRKNYYYPDLPKNYQISQYDLPFSHDGWLDINVHPDPKKGYTAKRVGIIRAHLEEDAGKNQHDESGRGGDTKVDLNRTGTPLLEIVSQPDMNTPEEAMAYLDEVRLMMRELGVSDCEMQEGSLRCDANVNVHIPDPSRPEGYSATSLVEIKNLNSFRGVGRAITYEAKRQYEAFLKDAENNRFGKVLKTTAGWDDAKGRTEVQRHKEEAADYRYFPDPDLVPVVVTAEQLAAVKADLGELPQAQRLRLQTQYGLPAEAADVLTTKGRRTVAYFEAVAAAIGDGKAAANRMSDLVYPALTERHEEIDEFPVAAADFAAFLKKTASVGQDPRRKTFARMLADGVPVEKAMELEGVKDASSFDEATLRAAVAAAIAANPRAVADFKGGKDAAKMSIVGAVMKANKGAPNDVVRRLVDEELAKV, from the coding sequence ATGGCCGAGCCGTACAAGATCGTGGTCGGGCTGGAAGTCCACGTCCAGCTGCTCACCAAGACCAAGCTGTTCTGCGGGTGCCTCAACAAGTTCGGGCTGCCGCCGAACACCGCTACCTGCCCCGTCTGCCTCGGCCTCCCCGGGTCGCTGCCGGTCATGAACGCCGAGGCGTTCCGCCTCGCGCTCAAGGCCGCGCTCGCGCTCAACTGCAGCATCGCCAGCCACCCCGGGCAGGCAGCCGGGTTCACCAAGTGGGACCGCAAGAACTACTACTACCCCGACCTGCCGAAGAACTACCAGATCAGCCAGTACGACCTGCCGTTCAGCCACGACGGCTGGCTCGACATCAACGTCCACCCCGACCCCAAGAAGGGCTACACCGCCAAGCGCGTCGGCATCATCCGCGCGCACCTCGAAGAGGACGCCGGCAAGAACCAGCACGACGAGTCGGGCCGCGGCGGCGACACCAAGGTGGACCTCAACCGCACCGGCACGCCGCTGCTGGAGATCGTGTCGCAGCCGGACATGAACACGCCCGAGGAGGCGATGGCCTACCTCGACGAGGTCCGCCTGATGATGCGCGAGCTCGGCGTGTCCGACTGCGAGATGCAGGAGGGTTCGCTCCGCTGCGACGCGAACGTGAACGTCCACATCCCCGACCCGTCGCGGCCGGAGGGGTATTCGGCCACGTCCCTGGTCGAGATCAAGAACCTGAACAGCTTCCGCGGCGTCGGCCGGGCGATCACCTACGAGGCGAAGCGGCAGTACGAGGCGTTCCTGAAGGACGCGGAGAACAACCGCTTCGGCAAGGTGCTGAAGACCACGGCCGGGTGGGACGACGCGAAGGGCCGCACCGAGGTGCAGCGGCACAAGGAGGAGGCCGCCGACTACCGCTACTTCCCCGACCCGGACCTCGTGCCGGTGGTCGTGACCGCGGAGCAGCTGGCGGCGGTGAAGGCCGACCTGGGCGAGCTGCCGCAGGCGCAGCGGCTGCGGCTCCAGACGCAGTACGGCCTCCCCGCCGAGGCCGCCGACGTGCTCACCACGAAGGGGCGGCGCACGGTCGCGTACTTCGAGGCGGTGGCCGCCGCGATCGGCGACGGCAAGGCGGCCGCGAACCGCATGAGCGACCTCGTCTACCCCGCGCTGACGGAGCGGCACGAGGAGATCGACGAGTTCCCGGTCGCCGCCGCCGACTTCGCGGCGTTCCTGAAGAAGACGGCGAGCGTGGGCCAGGACCCGCGGCGGAAGACGTTCGCGCGGATGCTGGCGGACGGCGTGCCGGTCGAGAAGGCGATGGAGTTGGAGGGCGTGAAGGACGCCAGTTCCTTCGACGAGGCGACGCTGCGGGCGGCGGTCGCGGCGGCGATCGCGGCGAACCCGCGGGCAGTGGCCGACTTCAAGGGCGGCAAGGACGCGGCGAAGATGTCGATCGTGGGCGCCGTGATGAAGGCGAACAAGGGCGCCCCGAACGACGTGGTGCGCCGGCTGGTGGACGAGGAGCTGGCGAAGGTGTAA
- a CDS encoding sigma-70 family RNA polymerase sigma factor, with the protein MTRPFAAFARRVAPDPRGDAALLAARDDPAAFAELVARHGPLVWAVCRQLLHEADAEDAFQATFLALHRATVRDPAALPAWLHGAALRVGLLARRQAARRRARERAAAVPEASPAPDHWADTMAVVHREVAALPATDRAAFVLCVLDGLTQADAAARLGRTPGAVAGQVARAKARLVTRLAGRGVAPALAALGTAAAAHAVPPALLHRVADPAGVSPVVRRLAKGATSMTPTYTAGGLVAAAAALLVAGAVGTSDGQPPAPQPAAQPAPPAAPKLVRTLKGHANRVTGVSYSPDGTQLASASWDGTVRVWDARTGRELYRLGADELPDRRPLVGEPREWTFHHVEYAPDANSLAAVRREPQDKFAVLQWDRAGTKIRSYPADGGCFAFSPDSKRIACGGYQTVKLYDLTDEGKLLRATPPDDQHLTVSRVRFSPDGKTLVTVSHPPTPQPDPTVRRLTIKPDVLRFWDAATGKEQAHKLTGTVVGHHGVGPVAFAPDGKTLATTQRKDVILRDVATGAERAKLSGHTDDLFALVYSPDGRTLASGGIDGTIRLWDAATGRSLARIGEPVPQFGGRGWVLSVSFAPDGRTLAAGTLDNVVQVWDVAGVTGR; encoded by the coding sequence GTGACCCGCCCGTTCGCCGCCTTCGCCCGCCGCGTCGCCCCCGACCCGCGCGGCGACGCCGCGCTGCTCGCCGCCCGCGACGACCCCGCCGCGTTCGCCGAGCTCGTCGCGCGCCACGGCCCGCTCGTGTGGGCCGTCTGCCGGCAACTGCTCCACGAGGCCGACGCCGAGGACGCCTTCCAGGCCACGTTTCTGGCGCTGCACCGCGCCACCGTCCGCGACCCGGCGGCCCTGCCGGCGTGGCTCCACGGCGCGGCGCTACGCGTCGGGCTCTTGGCGCGGCGGCAGGCGGCGCGGCGGCGCGCCCGGGAGCGCGCAGCCGCGGTGCCCGAAGCCTCACCCGCGCCCGACCACTGGGCCGACACGATGGCCGTCGTTCACCGCGAGGTCGCGGCGCTGCCCGCGACCGACCGGGCGGCGTTCGTCCTGTGCGTCCTCGACGGACTGACCCAAGCCGACGCCGCCGCCCGGCTCGGCCGCACGCCGGGCGCCGTGGCCGGGCAGGTGGCGCGGGCGAAGGCGCGGCTCGTGACGCGCCTCGCCGGCCGCGGCGTCGCCCCGGCGCTGGCCGCGCTCGGCACTGCGGCCGCAGCCCACGCCGTTCCTCCCGCCCTACTGCACCGGGTCGCGGACCCGGCGGGCGTGTCGCCGGTCGTCCGCCGGCTCGCCAAAGGAGCGACGAGTATGACGCCGACGTACACCGCGGGCGGGCTGGTCGCTGCGGCCGCTGCCCTGCTGGTGGCCGGCGCCGTCGGGACGAGCGACGGGCAACCGCCCGCGCCGCAGCCCGCCGCGCAGCCGGCGCCGCCTGCCGCGCCGAAGCTGGTTCGTACGTTGAAAGGCCACGCCAACCGCGTGACCGGCGTCTCCTACTCGCCGGACGGCACGCAGCTGGCGTCGGCGTCGTGGGACGGCACCGTGCGCGTGTGGGACGCCAGGACCGGCCGCGAACTGTACCGGCTCGGCGCCGACGAGCTCCCCGACCGCCGCCCGCTCGTCGGCGAGCCGCGCGAGTGGACGTTCCACCACGTCGAGTACGCGCCCGACGCCAACTCCCTCGCCGCCGTCCGGCGGGAGCCGCAGGACAAGTTCGCGGTGCTGCAGTGGGACCGGGCCGGGACGAAGATCCGGTCGTACCCCGCGGACGGCGGGTGCTTCGCCTTCTCCCCCGACTCCAAGCGGATCGCGTGCGGCGGCTACCAGACGGTGAAGCTGTACGACCTGACCGACGAGGGGAAGCTCCTCCGCGCCACGCCGCCCGACGACCAGCACCTGACCGTCAGCCGCGTACGGTTCAGCCCGGACGGCAAGACGCTGGTGACGGTCAGCCACCCGCCGACGCCGCAGCCCGACCCGACCGTCCGCCGGTTGACGATCAAGCCGGACGTGCTCCGCTTCTGGGACGCGGCGACCGGCAAGGAACAGGCGCACAAGCTGACGGGGACGGTAGTCGGCCACCACGGCGTCGGCCCGGTCGCGTTCGCCCCCGACGGCAAGACGCTGGCCACGACCCAGCGGAAGGACGTGATCCTGCGCGACGTGGCCACCGGCGCCGAGCGGGCGAAGCTGTCCGGCCACACCGACGACCTGTTCGCGCTGGTGTACTCGCCGGACGGCCGGACGCTGGCGTCCGGCGGGATCGACGGCACCATCCGCCTGTGGGACGCGGCGACGGGCCGGTCGCTGGCGCGGATCGGGGAGCCGGTGCCACAGTTCGGCGGTCGCGGCTGGGTGCTGTCGGTGTCGTTCGCCCCCGACGGCCGCACGCTCGCGGCCGGCACCCTCGACAACGTGGTGCAGGTGTGGGACGTGGCCGGCGTGACGGGCCGGTAG
- a CDS encoding exo-beta-N-acetylmuramidase NamZ family protein yields the protein MTPTVRTGLDALRDADFAPLRGRRVGLVCHPASVDSQLRHAADLLAGATRLVALFGPEHGFHGTAQDLIGVADTVAVHSLYGATAESLRPTAAQLAGLDALVIDLQDVGSRYYTFQATMLFCLEAAAPLGLPVVVLDRPNPLGGAVEGPGINPGFESFVGPHSVPTRHGLTMGELARLYAAERRLGVDLTVIPCDGWRRGMYFEETGLPWVLPSPNMPTVETAVVYPGGCLIEGTNQSEGRGTTRPFELCGGPTIDPVALARQLDGLPGVRFRPAWFRPTFQKWAGEECGGVQLHVTDRRAFRPVRTGLAVLAALGAAAGFAWRTEEYEFVRDRPAIDLLFGSDRERRGLDAGVPWPELAAAWEAGEAAFAERRAAHLLYAE from the coding sequence GTGACGCCGACCGTCCGCACCGGCCTCGACGCCCTCCGCGACGCCGACTTCGCCCCCCTCCGCGGCCGCCGCGTCGGGCTCGTCTGCCACCCCGCCTCCGTCGACTCGCAGCTGCGCCACGCCGCCGACCTGCTCGCCGGCGCGACGCGCCTCGTCGCCCTGTTCGGCCCCGAACACGGGTTCCACGGCACCGCCCAGGACCTGATCGGCGTCGCCGACACCGTCGCGGTTCACTCCCTTTACGGCGCCACTGCCGAGAGCCTGCGGCCGACCGCGGCCCAGCTCGCCGGGCTCGACGCGCTCGTGATCGACCTGCAGGACGTGGGGAGCCGCTACTACACGTTCCAGGCCACGATGCTGTTCTGCCTCGAAGCCGCGGCGCCGCTCGGGCTGCCGGTCGTCGTGCTCGACCGGCCGAACCCGCTCGGCGGCGCCGTCGAAGGGCCGGGTATTAATCCCGGCTTCGAGAGCTTCGTCGGCCCGCACTCGGTCCCGACGCGGCACGGTCTCACGATGGGCGAACTCGCCCGGCTGTACGCCGCCGAGCGCCGCCTCGGCGTGGACCTGACGGTGATCCCCTGCGACGGCTGGCGGCGCGGCATGTACTTCGAGGAAACCGGCCTGCCGTGGGTGCTGCCGTCGCCGAACATGCCGACGGTCGAGACGGCGGTGGTGTACCCCGGCGGGTGCCTGATCGAGGGGACGAACCAGTCCGAGGGGCGCGGCACGACGCGGCCGTTCGAGCTCTGCGGCGGGCCGACGATCGACCCCGTGGCGCTGGCGCGGCAGCTGGACGGGTTGCCGGGGGTGCGGTTCCGGCCGGCGTGGTTCCGGCCGACGTTCCAGAAGTGGGCGGGCGAGGAGTGCGGCGGGGTGCAGCTGCACGTCACCGACCGGCGCGCGTTCCGGCCGGTGCGGACGGGGCTCGCGGTGCTGGCTGCTCTGGGGGCGGCGGCAGGGTTCGCGTGGCGGACGGAGGAGTACGAGTTCGTGCGCGACCGGCCGGCGATCGACCTGCTGTTCGGCAGCGACCGCGAGCGGCGCGGGCTCGACGCCGGGGTGCCGTGGCCGGAGCTGGCGGCGGCGTGGGAGGCGGGCGAGGCGGCGTTCGCGGAGCGGCGGGCGGCACACCTGCTGTACGCGGAGTAG
- a CDS encoding TIGR03000 domain-containing protein, whose translation MTKLRARTAAVFLGQWWVIGGALVSPGEATAGPHKPDYATPPADWQYHNLPPGPYLTTSYPFAGWPGYRGSLGGLWTHGPGPHRPPVPVYGPIPAMISNPDPVHLPKRSVLGLGVGTYGWVGPYRASPRHLPTSVSVYPPAGGPGVVAAAPAGSCLTVRVSVPAGAELYVDGVKTAQAGADRVFESPPTDAGRDVRYELTARWVENGTPVERTQSVVGKAGETVRVEFSAPPAEPARAAAAPR comes from the coding sequence ATGACCAAGCTCAGAGCCCGGACCGCGGCCGTCTTCCTGGGTCAATGGTGGGTCATTGGTGGGGCGCTGGTCAGTCCCGGCGAAGCGACGGCGGGGCCACACAAGCCCGACTACGCGACGCCGCCCGCCGACTGGCAGTACCACAACCTGCCGCCGGGGCCGTACCTCACGACGAGCTACCCGTTCGCCGGCTGGCCCGGCTATCGCGGCTCGCTCGGCGGCCTCTGGACGCACGGCCCCGGCCCGCACCGGCCGCCGGTCCCCGTGTACGGGCCGATTCCCGCGATGATCTCTAACCCCGACCCGGTTCATCTGCCGAAGCGGTCGGTGCTCGGGCTCGGCGTAGGCACGTACGGCTGGGTCGGCCCGTACCGCGCGTCGCCGCGGCACCTGCCGACCTCGGTCAGCGTGTACCCCCCGGCCGGCGGGCCGGGCGTCGTCGCGGCCGCGCCGGCCGGCAGCTGCCTGACAGTGCGGGTGAGCGTGCCCGCGGGCGCCGAGTTGTACGTCGACGGCGTGAAGACGGCGCAGGCCGGGGCCGACCGCGTGTTCGAGTCGCCGCCGACGGACGCCGGCCGCGACGTGCGCTACGAGCTGACGGCCCGGTGGGTCGAGAACGGCACCCCGGTCGAGCGCACGCAGTCGGTCGTCGGCAAGGCGGGGGAGACGGTGCGGGTCGAGTTCAGCGCACCGCCAGCTGAGCCAGCACGAGCAGCAGCAGCCCCACGCTGA
- a CDS encoding UbiA-like polyprenyltransferase has product MFTRARQLLELVRFSHTVFALPFALLAAALAWKDEPFRAADLVGILLGMVFARSAAMAFNRLADRHIDARNPRTAGRHLPAGLLGVGTVWAFTVACGAGFVASTLLFLWREPANPWPLYLSGPVLLFVCGYSLAKRFTSLAHVWLGAALMLAPVAAWIAVKGLTDLTVPLILGAAVMGWVTGFDILYACQDAAFDTAEGLHSIPARLGVARSLRVAAACHAGMFALLVALGFASPHLGAVYFAGLAAVGALLVYQHALVRPDDLSRVNRAFFHVNGVISVGLLLLVLAQLAVR; this is encoded by the coding sequence ATGTTCACCCGCGCCCGGCAGCTCCTCGAACTCGTCCGCTTCAGCCACACCGTGTTCGCGCTGCCGTTCGCGCTCCTGGCCGCGGCGCTGGCGTGGAAGGACGAGCCGTTCCGCGCCGCGGACCTCGTCGGCATCCTGCTCGGCATGGTGTTCGCGCGCTCCGCCGCGATGGCGTTCAACCGCCTCGCCGACCGCCACATCGACGCCCGGAACCCCCGCACCGCCGGCCGCCATCTGCCCGCAGGGCTGCTGGGCGTCGGCACCGTGTGGGCGTTCACCGTGGCCTGCGGCGCCGGGTTCGTCGCCTCGACGCTGCTATTCCTGTGGCGCGAGCCGGCGAACCCGTGGCCGTTGTACCTCAGCGGGCCGGTGCTGCTGTTCGTGTGCGGCTACTCGCTGGCGAAGCGGTTCACGAGCCTGGCGCACGTGTGGCTCGGGGCGGCGCTGATGCTGGCCCCGGTGGCCGCGTGGATCGCCGTGAAGGGGCTGACGGACCTGACGGTGCCGCTGATCCTGGGCGCCGCGGTGATGGGCTGGGTGACCGGGTTCGACATCCTGTACGCCTGCCAGGACGCGGCGTTCGACACGGCGGAAGGGCTGCACAGCATCCCGGCGCGGCTCGGCGTGGCGCGGAGCCTGCGGGTGGCGGCGGCGTGTCACGCGGGAATGTTCGCGCTCCTGGTGGCGCTGGGGTTCGCGTCGCCGCACCTGGGGGCGGTGTACTTCGCGGGGCTGGCGGCGGTGGGCGCGCTGCTGGTGTACCAGCACGCGCTGGTGCGCCCGGACGACCTCTCGCGGGTGAACCGGGCGTTCTTCCACGTCAACGGCGTCATCAGCGTGGGGCTGCTGCTGCTCGTGCTGGCTCAGCTGGCGGTGCGCTGA